One Ricinus communis isolate WT05 ecotype wild-type chromosome 2, ASM1957865v1, whole genome shotgun sequence DNA segment encodes these proteins:
- the LOC8262729 gene encoding caffeic acid 3-O-methyltransferase-like isoform X1: MDSIMRRYQEEEEEEESCLNAMLFSSSHVFPMVFRAAIELDLFGIIAKSGPGGAHVSASEIASHLPTKNPDAPSMIDRMLRLFASHSLLSSSLRTLHDGRVERLYGLTPACKFFLGSKEEQGSLAPLSALSTHPATVQVWLHMKEAILEGGNMFKKVHGISIFEYMKKDSEFNRIFNEAMAGLSTVIMNAILETYKGFEGITSLVDVGGGTGKVLHMIISKYPSIKGINFDLPHVIESAPPILGIQHVGGDMLTGIPTGEAIMIKDTCHNWRDEIVIRVLKNIYKMLPGNGKVIIMNAVLPEAAERSKSSQYVSRLDNTMLMQPGGKERTAKEFEFLTQAAGFSNFRVACVARGIWAVMESFK, translated from the exons ATGGACTCAATCATGAGAAGGtatcaagaagaagaagaagaagaagaatcatGCCTCAATGCGATGCTATTCTCCAGCTCTCATGTCTTCCCTATGGTCTTCCGTGCAGCCATTGAGCTTGACCTCTTCGGTATCATTGCCAAATCAGGCCCTGGAGGAGCTCATGTTTCAGCCTCCGAAATTGCCTCTCATCTTCCTACAAAAAATCCTGATGCTCCTTCCATGATCGACCGGATGCTGCGTCTCTTCGCTAGCCACTCTCTCCTGTCTTCCTCTTTAAGAACCCTCCATGATGGTCGAGTTGAAAGACTTTATGGGCTAACACCTGCCTGCAAATTCTTCCTTGGCAGCAAAGAAGAACAAGGCTCTCTGGCTCCCTTATCCGCCCTTTCTACTCACCCAGCTACTGTTCAGGTTTG GTTACACATGAAGGAAGCAATTCTTGAAGGTGGGAATATGTTCAAGAAGGTGCATGGAATATCTATATTTGAATACATGAAAAAGGATTCAGAATTCAACAGGATTTTCAATGAGGCAATGGCTGGTCTCTCTACTGTTATCATGAATGCAATTTTAGAGACATATAAAGGATTTGAGGGAATTACATCACTGGTTGATGTTGGTGGTGGCACTGGTAAAGTCCTTCATATGATCATCTCCAAGTACCCTTCCATCAAAGGCATCAACTTTGATCTGCCTCATGTTATAGAAAGTGCACCTCCTATCCTtg GTATTCAACATGTTGGAGGAGATATGCTAACAGGTATTCCAACCGGAGAAGCAATCATGATTAAG GACACATGCCACAACTGGCGTGATGAAATAGTTATACGAGTGCTGAAGAACATATACAAAATGTTACCAGGGAATGGGAAAGTTATAATAATGAATGCAGTATTGCCAGAAGCAGCAGAGAGAAGCAAGTCATCTCAGTATGTTTCCAGGCTTGACAATACCATGCTGATGCAGCCTGGAGGGAAAGAGAGGACTGCCAAGGAATTTGAGTTCCTGACACAGGCAGCTGGATTCTCTAACTTTCGTGTTGCCTGTGTTGCTCGTGGTATCTGGGCTGTCATGGAATCCTTCAAGTAA
- the LOC8262732 gene encoding glutamate-1-semialdehyde 2,1-aminomutase 2, chloroplastic, whose amino-acid sequence MVGAAAITGIGGGLLGLSCTNLSQRRPTSRCSSIKMAVSVEEEKKNFTLKKSEEAFNVAKELMPGGVNSPVRAFKSVGGQPIVMDSVKGSHMWDIDGNEYIDYVGSWGPAIIGHADDQVLAALAETMKKGTSFGAPCLLENVLAEMVIKAVPCIEMVRFVNSGTEACMGVLRLARAFTGQEKLIKFEGCYHGHADPFLVKAGSGVATLGLPDSPGVPKAATFETLTAPFNDIAAVEKLFEANKGEIAAIILEPVVGNSGFIPPKPDFLNAIRRITKENNALLIFDEVMTGFRLSYGGAQEYFGITPDLSTLGKIIGGGLPVGAYGGRREIMEMVAPAGPMYQAGTLSGNPLAMTAGIHTLKRLQEPGSYEYLDKITGELIQGILDAGKKAGHAMCGGHISGMFGFFFTEGPVYNFSDAKKSDTAKFARFYQGMLEEGVYFAPSQFEAGFTSLAHTTEDIQRTIKAAEKVFRQI is encoded by the exons ATGGTGGGTGCTGCTGCAATCACAGGAATAGGAGGTGGATTATTAGGGTTATCATGTACAAATCTATCGCAGAGAAGACCAACTTCTCGTTGCAGCAGTATCAAGATGGCTGTCTCTGtcgaagaagagaagaagaatttCACTCTCAAGAAATCTGAAGAAGCTTTTAATGTTGCTAAG GAGCTAATGCCAGGAGGTGTAAATTCACCAGTGAGGGCTTTTAAATCAGTTGGTGGACAGCCTATTGTGATGGATTCTGTAAAGGGTTCTCACATGTGGGATATTGATGGCAATGAGTATATTGATTACGTTGGTTCTTGGGGTCCTGCTATTATTGGTCATGCTGACGATCag GTACTTGCAGCGTTGGCTGAAACAATGAAGAAAGGGACAAGCTTTGGTGCCCCTTGTCTTCTAGAGAATGTACTAGCAGAAATGGTGATAAAAGCAGTTCCATGCATTGAAATGGTTCGATTTGTCAATTCTGGAACAGAGGCTTGCATGGGTGTTCTTCGCCTGGCCCGTGCCTTCACTGGCCAGGAGAAGCTTATCAAATTTGAGGGTTGTTACCATGGCCATGCTGATCCTTTCCTTGTCAAGGCAGGAAGTGGTGTTGCAACGCTAGGACTGCCAGACTCCCCAGGTGTTCCTAAAGCAGCAACCTTTGAAACTCTAACGGCCCCCTTCAATGACATAGCTGCTGTCGAGAAACTTTTTGAGGCAAATAAGGGAGAGATTGCAGCAATAATCCTTGAACCTGTTGTAGGAAATTCTGGTTTTATTCCACCTAAACCAGATTTCCTTAATGCCATCCGCAGAATCaccaaagaaaataatgcTCTTCTAATCTTTGATGAAGTTATGACTGGATTTCGTTTGTCATATGGTGGAGCTCAGGAATATTTTGGCATAACTCCTGACCTATCAACGCTAGGGAAGATCATTGGTGGTGGTTTGCCAGTTGGTGCATATGGAGGAAGGAGGGAGATTATGGAGATGGTTGCACCTGCAGGGCCAATGTACCAGGCTGGGACCTTGAGTGGAAATCCACTGGCAATGACAGCTGGGATTCACACTCTCAAGCGATTGCAGGAGCCAGGAAGTTATGAGTACTTGGATAAGATCACCGGTGAACTTATCCAGGGCATATTAGATGCTGGCAAGAAAGCTGGGCATGCCATGTGTGGTGGGCATATAAGTGGGATGTTCGGATTTTTCTTCACAGAAGGACCTGTTTACAACTTTTCTGATGCAAAGAAAAGTGACACTGCAAAGTTTGCCAGGTTCTACCAGGGAATGTTGGAAGAAGGTGTATACTTTGCTCCTTCACAATTTGAGGCTGGGTTTACAAGCTTGGCACATACTACTGAAGACATCCAACGTACAATAAAAGCAGCTGAGAAAGTTTTCCGGCAGATTTAG
- the LOC8262729 gene encoding caffeic acid 3-O-methyltransferase-like isoform X2 — translation MDSIMRRYQEEEEEEESCLNAMLFSSSHVFPMVFRAAIELDLFGIIAKSGPGGAHVSASEIASHLPTKNPDAPSMIDRMLRLFASHSLLSSSLRTLHDGRVERLYGLTPACKFFLGSKEEQGSLAPLSALSTHPATVQVWLHMKEAILEGGNMFKKVHGISIFEYMKKDSEFNRIFNEAMAGLSTVIMNAILETYKGFEGITSLVDVGGGTGKVLHMIISKYPSIKGINFDLPHVIESAPPILGIQHVGGDMLTGIPTGEAIMIKGMGKL, via the exons ATGGACTCAATCATGAGAAGGtatcaagaagaagaagaagaagaagaatcatGCCTCAATGCGATGCTATTCTCCAGCTCTCATGTCTTCCCTATGGTCTTCCGTGCAGCCATTGAGCTTGACCTCTTCGGTATCATTGCCAAATCAGGCCCTGGAGGAGCTCATGTTTCAGCCTCCGAAATTGCCTCTCATCTTCCTACAAAAAATCCTGATGCTCCTTCCATGATCGACCGGATGCTGCGTCTCTTCGCTAGCCACTCTCTCCTGTCTTCCTCTTTAAGAACCCTCCATGATGGTCGAGTTGAAAGACTTTATGGGCTAACACCTGCCTGCAAATTCTTCCTTGGCAGCAAAGAAGAACAAGGCTCTCTGGCTCCCTTATCCGCCCTTTCTACTCACCCAGCTACTGTTCAGGTTTG GTTACACATGAAGGAAGCAATTCTTGAAGGTGGGAATATGTTCAAGAAGGTGCATGGAATATCTATATTTGAATACATGAAAAAGGATTCAGAATTCAACAGGATTTTCAATGAGGCAATGGCTGGTCTCTCTACTGTTATCATGAATGCAATTTTAGAGACATATAAAGGATTTGAGGGAATTACATCACTGGTTGATGTTGGTGGTGGCACTGGTAAAGTCCTTCATATGATCATCTCCAAGTACCCTTCCATCAAAGGCATCAACTTTGATCTGCCTCATGTTATAGAAAGTGCACCTCCTATCCTtg GTATTCAACATGTTGGAGGAGATATGCTAACAGGTATTCCAACCGGAGAAGCAATCATGATTAAG GGAATGGGAAAGTTATAA
- the LOC8262727 gene encoding LOW QUALITY PROTEIN: RING-H2 finger protein ATL8 (The sequence of the model RefSeq protein was modified relative to this genomic sequence to represent the inferred CDS: inserted 2 bases in 1 codon) yields the protein MARFTRMLXQVDSTPVADPPESANTESDLVVILAALLCALICVVGLIAVARCAWLRRTGSASSYPSQAAANKGLKKKILQSLPKFTYGSAAATAAAAGSCKYASTECAICLGEFEEGDEVRVLPQCGHGFHVGCIDTWLGSHSSCPSCRQILVMARCHKCGQFPTISSCGGATVEADRKATESNSNTNVNVSNNNNQHDTVIAGFLP from the exons ATGGCTCGCTTTACAAGAATGCT GCAGGTTGACTCTACTCCCGTGGCTGACCCACCGGAATCTGCGAACACTGAGTCAGATTTAGTAGTGATATTGGCAGCTCTTCTATGTGCATTAATATGTGTGGTTGGACTCATTGCAGTGGCTCGGTGTGCCTGGCTCCGCCGCACTGGCAGTGCTTCTAGTTATCCATCTCAGGCTGCTGCTAATAAGGGTCTAAAGAAGAAGATCCTACAGTCTCTCCCCAAGTTTACCTATGGCTCTGCAGCTGCTACTGCTGCAGCAGCAGGTTCTTGCAAGTATGCATCCACAGAGTGCGCAATCTGCTTAGGTGAGTTTGAAGAGGGTGATGAAGTTAGAGTTTTGCCACAGTGTGGACATGGGTTCCATGTTGGGTGCATAGACACTTGGCTAGGATCCCACTCTTCCTGTCCTTCTTGCCGCCAGATCTTGGTGATGGCTAGGTGTCACAAATGTGGCCAGTTTCCTACCATCTCCTCATGCGGTGGAGCTACGGTTGAAGCAGATAGAAAGGCCACAGAAAGTAATAGTAATACTAATGTTAATGttagtaataataacaatCAGCATGATACTGTTATTGCTGGGTTCTTGCCTTGA
- the LOC8262733 gene encoding uncharacterized protein LOC8262733: protein MPMAPAAADDFTFPIFATDPFSSGVDSPSLWHLSPAASPDHSCHAKPEQEQEREQGQEDSDQEEDFQDCFPLYKPAQRKSFSWEEKGSKYGEVDDGDDKEEKMDMLWEDFNEEITSLKRSQSTSRFDSDHDMANRVGCVHQLQSVKLNKTSTAMVSPKKPATAGFVVFIKVLKKLFLLHNSHHHHHHHTRRSVQTHHSRNRRAKNRSW from the coding sequence ATGCCCATGGCTCCTGCTGCTGCTGACGACTTCACCTTCCCCATCTTTGCCACTGACCCTTTCTCTTCCGGCGTCGATTCGCCTTCTTTATGGCACTTATCTCCTGCTGCCTCTCCTGATCATTCTTGCCATGCGAAACCAGAACAAGAACAGGAACGAGAACAAGGACAGGAAGACAGTGATCAAGAAGAAGACTTCCAAGATTGCTTCCCACTTTATAAACCTGCTCAAAGAAAGAGCTTTTCTTGGGAAGAGAAAGGTTCAAAATATGGTGAAGTTGATGATGGCGatgataaagaagaaaagatggACATGCTATGGGAAGAttttaatgaagaaataaCATCATTAAAAAGAAGCCAGAGTACATCAAGATTTGATTCTGATCATGATATGGCGAATCGTGTGGGCTGTGTTCATCAACTTCAATCcgtaaaattgaataaaaccAGTACTGCTATGGTTTCGCCGAAGAAGCCTGCAACTGCAGGTTTTGTTGTGTTCATCAAAGTATTGAAGAAGCTTTTCTTGCTCCATAattctcatcatcatcatcatcaccataCACGTAGGTCTGTGCAAACTCACCATTCTCGCAACAGAAGAGCTAAAAATCGATCATGGTGA
- the LOC8262731 gene encoding RING-H2 finger protein ATL8, producing MARFTRMLAGFDSTPVADPPESANVESDLVVILAALLCALICVVGLIAVARCAWLRRTGSASNYPSQAAANKGLKKKILQSLPKFTYGSAAATAAAAGSCKYASTECAICLGEFEEGDEVRVLPQCGHGFHVGCIDTWLGSHSSCPSCRQILVMARCHKCGQFPTISSCGGATVEADRKATESNSNTNVNVSNNNNQHDTVIAGFLP from the coding sequence ATGGCTCGCTTTACAAGAATGCTTGCAGGCTTTGACTCTACTCCCGTGGCTGACCCACCGGAATCTGCGAACGTTGAGTCAGATTTAGTAGTGATATTGGCAGCTCTTCTATGTGCATTAATATGTGTGGTTGGACTCATTGCAGTTGCCCGGTGTGCCTGGCTCCGCCGCACTGGCAGTGCTTCTAATTATCCATCTCAGGCTGCTGCTAATAAGGGTCTAAAGAAGAAGATCCTACAGTCTCTCCCCAAGTTTACCTATGGCTCTGCAGCTGCTACTGCTGCAGCAGCAGGTTCTTGCAAGTATGCATCCACAGAGTGCGCAATCTGCTTAGGTGAGTTTGAAGAGGGTGATGAAGTTAGAGTTTTGCCACAGTGTGGACATGGGTTCCATGTTGGGTGCATAGACACTTGGCTAGGATCCCACTCTTCCTGTCCTTCTTGCCGCCAGATCTTGGTGATGGCTAGGTGTCACAAATGTGGCCAGTTTCCTACCATCTCCTCATGCGGTGGAGCTACGGTTGAAGCAGATAGAAAGGCCACAGAAAGTAATAGTAATACTAATGTTAATGttagtaataataacaatCAGCATGATACTGTTATTGCTGGGTTCTTGCCTTGA
- the LOC8262728 gene encoding probable hexosyltransferase MUCI70, with translation MTCILFFTYKCVLRYSIWLDSKLSLQIDPLLVLEYFLWRKGYGYAISNHYDRHCVWEEVAQNKRLNKYNHTIIDQQFTFYQADGLKKFNASDPNKLLPSNVPEGSLIVRAHTPMSNLFSCLWFNEVEHFTPRDQLSFAYTYQKLRRMNPDKPFRLHMFKDCERRAVAKLFQHRSEEKRNSLRQQAAE, from the exons ATGActtgtatattatttttcaccTATAAATGCGTTCTCAGGTATTCAATCTGGTTGGATAGCAAATTAAGTCTACAAATTGACCCTCTACTCGTTCTTGAATATTTCCTTTGGCGCAAAGGTTACGGGTATGCTATTTCTAATCACTACGATCGCCATTGTGTATGGGAAGAGGTCGCACAAAACAAGAGACTGAATAAGTATAATCATACTATTATAGATCAGCAATTTACTTTCTACCAGGCTGATGGACTGAAAAAGTTTAATGCTTCTGATCCAAACAAGCTTCTTCCCAGCA ATGTACCTGAAGGGTCTCTAATTGTGAGAGCGCATACTCCAATGTCAAATCTGTTTTCCTGTCTTTGGTTCAATGAGGTTGAACACTTTACTCCTCGTGACCAACTGAGTTTTGCGTATACATATCAGAAACTAAGAAGAATGAATCCTGACAAACCATTTCGTCTTCATATGTTCAAG GATTGTGAGAGGAGAGCAGTTGCAAAGCTGTTTCAGCACAGGTCAGAGGAGAAGCGAAATAGTCTCCGTCAACAAGCAGCAGAATGA